One window of Elaeis guineensis isolate ETL-2024a chromosome 11, EG11, whole genome shotgun sequence genomic DNA carries:
- the LOC105054414 gene encoding uncharacterized protein — MGWFFGERRGPQWKQGWMERVLCSSSLPPPSLVLIFAIVMLFLSISWQIDYRTQVRRAEVGFRLLLFILPVALIVVASFVLLDRKFLFRLPRPEQESAHRAGSSPWGVAVLVVLLLLMISYQSTFHSQWFRPLWRAD; from the coding sequence ATGGGGTGGTTCTTTGGTGAGAGAAGAGGACCCCAATGGAAGCAAGGGTGGATGGAGCGGGTCTTGTGCTCCAGCTccctccctcctccctctctcgtCCTCATCTTCGCGATCGTGATGCTCTTCCTCTCTATCTCATGGCAGATAGACTACAGGACTCAGGTGCGCCGCGCCGAGGTCGGCTTTCGCCTCCTCCTCTTCATTCTCCCCGTCGCGCTCATCGTCGTGGCCAGTTTTGTGCTTTTGGATAGGAAATTCCTGTTCCGGCTACCGCGGCCCGAGCAGGAGTCGGCCCACCGGGCTGGCAGCTCGCCGTGGGGGGTGGCGGTGCTGGTGGTGCTCCTCTTGTTGATGATCTCCTATCAGTCTACCTTCCACTCTCAGTGGTTCCGCCCATTGTGGAGGGCGGATTAG